Proteins from one Nitratidesulfovibrio sp. SRB-5 genomic window:
- a CDS encoding DUF4851 domain-containing protein: MLTLRRYGVGVIPSGPRYLLFLPLLLLALLASACAPLTRGVSGKDVVSSSRPPVVVRPAAGLDLLGSGAASPMLDTELGLRHADVGWAFYADAARERQLAVVLAETPDGWQWELDVSSPWREVRRDVYATGPALFAGATFLMPASADPFALMLPAPPAQHADEGQWRWLVRRYTQLFDFRAVKLVVEYREPIPAGVGEQLADALDAGQQPGGRAAALLGEFEARSRAAFSVLAYPEGGLAAEGFAHDSSRVHVRNLAGMAGRMEPIRNLPSDDK; this comes from the coding sequence ATGTTGACGTTGCGTCGTTACGGGGTGGGGGTCATCCCCTCTGGTCCACGGTATCTGCTGTTCCTGCCGCTGCTTCTGCTGGCGCTGCTGGCGAGTGCCTGCGCGCCCCTTACCCGGGGTGTGAGCGGCAAGGATGTTGTGTCGTCATCGCGCCCGCCCGTGGTGGTGCGCCCGGCAGCCGGGCTCGACCTGCTGGGCAGCGGCGCCGCTTCCCCCATGCTGGATACGGAGCTGGGACTGCGCCATGCCGACGTGGGCTGGGCTTTTTACGCCGATGCTGCGCGCGAACGGCAACTGGCCGTCGTACTGGCTGAAACGCCTGACGGCTGGCAGTGGGAACTGGATGTTTCCAGCCCTTGGCGAGAGGTGCGGCGCGACGTGTACGCCACCGGGCCCGCCCTTTTCGCCGGGGCGACCTTCCTGATGCCCGCATCCGCCGATCCGTTCGCCCTCATGTTGCCCGCGCCGCCCGCGCAGCATGCCGACGAGGGCCAGTGGCGCTGGCTGGTGCGGCGCTACACGCAGTTGTTCGACTTCCGGGCGGTGAAGCTGGTGGTGGAATACCGCGAGCCCATACCCGCCGGGGTCGGAGAACAACTGGCCGACGCCCTGGACGCCGGGCAGCAGCCTGGCGGACGCGCGGCGGCCCTGCTGGGCGAGTTCGAGGCGCGGTCGCGCGCGGCGTTCTCCGTGCTGGCCTACCCGGAGGGCGGGCTGGCGGCGGAAGGATTCGCGCATGACTCCAGCCGGGTGCACGTGCGCAACCTGGCTGGCATGGCCGGGCGCATGGAGCCCATTCGCAATCTGCCCAGCGACGACAAGTAG
- a CDS encoding EamA family transporter yields MEPLVFAAVLSAAMLHAGWNAVVKVGADRLLGITLVAVSGSATALLAVPFVTPPPPAAWGWLGTSLLFHTGYKLFLAQAYRTGDLGQVYPIARGSAPLLVAVVMASAFGEALSPGAATGVGLLASGIWLMSLRGGRAQARPDLRSVAFALGTSLFIASYTITDGIGARTSGSPHGYTVWLFLFDGLIMLTILLAMRGREGLTAMRAHWRGGSAAGVMSVGAYWIVIWAMTLAPIALVATLRETSVLFAAAISVVVLKEPLTRWRTVSACIIVAGVILTRAG; encoded by the coding sequence ATGGAACCGCTGGTGTTCGCAGCCGTACTTTCGGCGGCCATGCTGCATGCCGGGTGGAACGCAGTGGTCAAGGTGGGTGCGGACCGCCTGCTGGGCATAACCCTGGTGGCCGTGTCCGGTTCGGCCACCGCGCTGCTGGCCGTGCCCTTCGTAACGCCCCCTCCGCCCGCGGCCTGGGGGTGGCTGGGCACCTCGCTGCTGTTCCACACCGGGTACAAGCTGTTTCTGGCCCAGGCCTACCGCACGGGCGACCTGGGGCAAGTCTATCCCATCGCCCGTGGCAGCGCGCCGCTGTTGGTGGCCGTGGTCATGGCCTCGGCCTTCGGCGAGGCTCTCTCGCCGGGGGCGGCCACGGGCGTGGGCCTGCTGGCTTCCGGCATCTGGCTCATGTCGCTGCGCGGCGGACGCGCCCAGGCCCGGCCCGACCTGCGCTCCGTGGCCTTTGCCCTGGGCACTTCGCTGTTCATCGCCAGCTACACCATCACCGACGGCATCGGCGCGCGCACCAGCGGGTCGCCGCACGGCTACACCGTGTGGCTGTTCCTGTTCGACGGCCTGATCATGCTGACCATCCTGCTGGCCATGCGCGGACGGGAGGGCCTGACGGCCATGCGTGCCCACTGGCGCGGCGGCTCGGCGGCGGGCGTCATGTCCGTGGGGGCGTACTGGATCGTCATCTGGGCCATGACCCTGGCCCCCATCGCCCTGGTGGCCACCCTGCGCGAAACAAGCGTGCTGTTCGCCGCCGCCATCTCTGTGGTGGTGCTGAAGGAACCCCTGACCCGCTGGCGCACCGTGTCGGCCTGCATCATCGTGGCCGGGGTGATCCTGACCCGCGCGGGGTAG
- a CDS encoding methyl-accepting chemotaxis protein: MIFISLFGANRMSSVNNISTEMNDIFIPSIRYSNRMIQYVAMFRQLQFQHNISTDAATMRAAEDEMKEITDAFEKTMREYEKLPRSHVEQDSYALLKADWNRYLSLHEGFLQLSRANKNEEALTMMGGEMLVLYRKIIATARKTIEANNAKSAAASDEGDRTYATARNVMYGLTIGATLVAAAIALYMGRLIARPVTELASSAERIAGGAYDTPLPPDALFHGELVTLHRSFGEMVTKIVAALKGAEQKSREAEQEAERARKAMAEAEVARKDAEAKGEAILSAVSRLEVVMEQLSSSSTELAAQVEQASRGAEEQTRRVSETATAMEEMNATVLEVARNATEASDNARNARTRAESGAQVVNKAVLAINAVRRQAEALKDDMGRLGSQAESIGQIMNVITDIADQTNLLALNAAIEAARAGDAGRGFAVVADEVRKLAEKTMNATKEVGDSIRAIQDSARTSMQSVDGAVDTIGEATTLSGESGTVLGEIVNLVQVAADQVNAIATASSQQSTASDEINRSIEDINRISSETSQAMQHSAQAIGELAQQTQELENLVRALRNG; this comes from the coding sequence ATGATTTTCATCAGCCTGTTTGGTGCAAACAGGATGTCTTCCGTCAATAATATTTCCACGGAAATGAACGACATTTTCATTCCATCCATCAGATATTCCAACCGCATGATCCAGTATGTGGCCATGTTCAGGCAGCTTCAATTCCAGCATAACATCTCTACCGATGCAGCAACCATGCGCGCGGCAGAAGACGAGATGAAGGAAATCACTGATGCCTTCGAAAAGACCATGCGCGAGTATGAAAAGTTGCCCCGCTCCCACGTGGAGCAGGACAGCTACGCGCTGCTGAAGGCCGACTGGAACCGCTATCTTTCGTTGCACGAAGGCTTTCTGCAACTTTCGCGCGCCAACAAGAACGAAGAGGCCCTGACCATGATGGGCGGGGAAATGCTGGTGCTGTACCGGAAGATAATCGCCACTGCCCGCAAGACCATAGAGGCCAACAACGCCAAGTCTGCCGCCGCCAGCGACGAAGGCGACCGCACCTACGCCACCGCGCGCAACGTCATGTACGGCCTGACCATTGGCGCCACGCTGGTGGCCGCCGCCATAGCCCTGTACATGGGACGCCTGATCGCCCGCCCCGTGACCGAACTGGCGTCCTCGGCGGAACGCATTGCCGGGGGCGCCTATGACACTCCGCTGCCGCCCGACGCGCTCTTTCACGGTGAACTGGTGACGTTGCACCGCTCCTTTGGCGAGATGGTCACCAAGATCGTTGCTGCGCTGAAGGGAGCGGAGCAGAAGTCGCGCGAGGCCGAACAGGAGGCGGAGCGCGCCCGCAAGGCCATGGCCGAGGCAGAGGTGGCCCGCAAGGACGCGGAGGCCAAGGGTGAAGCCATCCTGTCCGCCGTATCCCGCCTGGAAGTGGTCATGGAACAGCTTTCCAGTTCGTCCACCGAGCTTGCGGCCCAGGTCGAGCAGGCCAGCCGGGGAGCAGAGGAGCAGACCCGCCGCGTGAGCGAAACGGCCACCGCCATGGAAGAAATGAACGCCACGGTGCTGGAGGTGGCCCGCAACGCCACCGAAGCCTCGGACAACGCCCGCAACGCCCGCACCCGTGCCGAATCGGGCGCGCAGGTGGTCAACAAGGCCGTACTCGCCATCAACGCCGTGCGCCGTCAGGCGGAAGCCCTGAAGGACGACATGGGGCGTCTGGGCAGCCAGGCCGAATCCATCGGCCAGATCATGAACGTGATCACCGACATCGCCGACCAGACCAACCTGCTGGCGCTGAACGCCGCCATCGAGGCGGCCCGCGCCGGTGACGCCGGACGCGGATTCGCCGTCGTTGCCGACGAGGTGCGCAAACTGGCCGAAAAGACCATGAACGCCACCAAGGAAGTGGGCGACTCCATCCGGGCCATTCAGGACAGCGCGCGCACCAGCATGCAGAGCGTGGACGGGGCGGTGGACACCATCGGCGAGGCCACGACCCTGTCCGGCGAATCGGGCACGGTCCTTGGCGAAATCGTCAACCTGGTGCAGGTGGCGGCGGACCAGGTCAACGCCATCGCCACGGCATCGTCGCAGCAGTCCACGGCCAGCGACGAGATCAACCGCTCCATAGAGGACATCAACCGCATTTCCAGCGAGACGTCGCAGGCCATGCAGCACTCGGCGCAGGCCATCGGCGAGCTGGCCCAGCAGACCCAGGAACTGGAAAACCTGGTCCGCGCGTTGCGCAACGGCTGA
- the ftsZ gene encoding cell division protein FtsZ, with protein sequence MEFHEIDAESTAKIKVIGVGGGGGNAVQNMISSALKGVTFIAANTDIQALSRSSAELKIQLGDKLTKGLGAGANPGIGRDAALESMSAIKDAIGEADMVFVTAGMGGGTGTGAAPVIAQAAKELGALTVGVVTKPFFFEGKKRLEAAEVGISEFREHVDSLITIPNDRLLSLAPKKATFVEMLKKADEVLYFAVKGISDLIMVPGLINLDFADVKAVMGESGLAMMGAGIARGESRAREAAMKAITSPLLEDVSIDGARGVLMNITCGPDLTIDEVSEAAGIIQEAAHEDARIFFGTVFDDTAGEEMRITVIATGIDADMVGVEGPGKSGTVTPFRKGGSMGQAQPAPRSAVQPRAEQVQQAKPAPQSVQPRGLGGFSDDDRNIPAYLRKQGQVQATVNRINTHAPGEEDFIFDEDEFEIPSFIRKQAD encoded by the coding sequence ATGGAATTTCACGAGATCGATGCCGAAAGTACTGCGAAGATCAAAGTCATCGGCGTCGGCGGCGGTGGCGGCAACGCGGTCCAGAACATGATATCCTCCGCGCTGAAGGGCGTTACCTTCATCGCGGCAAACACCGATATCCAGGCCCTCAGCCGGTCTTCCGCCGAACTCAAGATCCAGCTCGGCGACAAGCTGACCAAGGGCCTTGGCGCGGGCGCCAACCCCGGCATCGGTCGCGATGCCGCCCTTGAAAGCATGAGCGCCATCAAGGACGCCATCGGCGAGGCCGACATGGTTTTCGTCACTGCGGGCATGGGCGGCGGCACCGGCACAGGCGCGGCCCCCGTCATCGCGCAGGCGGCCAAGGAACTTGGCGCGCTGACCGTGGGCGTGGTCACCAAGCCGTTCTTCTTCGAAGGCAAGAAGCGCCTTGAAGCGGCGGAAGTGGGCATCTCCGAATTCCGCGAGCATGTGGACAGCCTGATCACCATTCCCAACGACCGCCTGCTGTCCCTGGCCCCCAAGAAGGCCACCTTCGTGGAAATGCTGAAGAAGGCCGACGAAGTGCTGTACTTTGCGGTGAAGGGCATTTCCGACCTGATCATGGTGCCCGGCCTCATCAACCTCGACTTCGCGGACGTGAAGGCGGTGATGGGCGAATCGGGTCTGGCCATGATGGGCGCGGGCATCGCCCGGGGCGAATCGCGCGCCCGCGAGGCCGCCATGAAGGCCATCACCAGCCCGCTGCTGGAAGACGTGTCCATCGACGGCGCGCGCGGCGTGCTCATGAACATTACCTGCGGGCCCGACCTGACCATCGACGAAGTCAGCGAAGCCGCCGGGATCATCCAGGAAGCCGCGCATGAAGACGCGCGCATCTTCTTCGGCACCGTGTTCGACGACACGGCGGGCGAGGAAATGCGCATCACCGTCATCGCCACCGGCATCGACGCCGACATGGTGGGCGTTGAAGGCCCGGGCAAGTCCGGCACCGTCACCCCGTTCCGCAAGGGCGGCTCCATGGGCCAGGCCCAGCCCGCTCCCCGTTCCGCCGTGCAGCCGCGCGCCGAACAGGTGCAGCAGGCCAAGCCCGCTCCCCAGTCCGTGCAGCCGCGCGGCCTTGGCGGTTTTTCCGACGACGACCGCAACATTCCCGCCTACCTGCGCAAGCAGGGCCAGGTGCAGGCCACGGTGAACCGCATCAACACCCACGCCCCCGGCGAAGAAGACTTCATCTTCGACGAGGACGAGTTCGAGATTCCGTCCTTCATTCGCAAGCAGGCGGACTAG
- a CDS encoding zinc metalloprotease HtpX, whose protein sequence is MTSQIKTAMLLALLSGIIIVLGGAMGGKTGIMIALILALVMNVGSYWYSDKIVLSMYGAQEVSPQDAPMLHAMVEELAAHAGIPKPRVCVIPEDAPNAFATGRDPAHGVVAVTHGIMRILSPEELKGVLAHEIGHIANRDILVQTVAGVLASVIVSVANMMQWAAIFGFGRSDDEEGGTSPLVAILMAIVAPIAASLIQFAISRSREYLADETGARLAGNPLYLAGALAKLQAWSQKVPMQHGSQATAHMFIVNPFSGASMASLFSTHPPMEERIARLQAMAARR, encoded by the coding sequence GTGACCAGTCAGATCAAGACCGCCATGCTGCTTGCCCTTCTTTCGGGCATCATCATCGTCCTTGGCGGGGCCATGGGCGGCAAGACGGGCATCATGATCGCACTGATCCTGGCCCTGGTGATGAACGTCGGCAGCTACTGGTATTCCGACAAGATCGTCCTTTCCATGTACGGCGCGCAGGAAGTGTCCCCGCAAGACGCCCCCATGCTGCACGCCATGGTCGAGGAACTGGCGGCCCACGCGGGCATTCCCAAGCCGCGCGTGTGCGTCATTCCCGAAGACGCCCCCAATGCCTTCGCCACCGGGCGCGACCCGGCCCACGGCGTGGTTGCGGTAACCCACGGCATCATGCGCATTCTCTCGCCGGAAGAACTGAAGGGCGTGCTGGCCCACGAAATCGGGCACATCGCCAACCGCGACATTCTGGTGCAGACCGTGGCCGGTGTGCTGGCCTCGGTCATCGTGTCCGTCGCCAACATGATGCAGTGGGCGGCCATTTTCGGCTTTGGCCGCAGCGACGACGAAGAGGGCGGCACCAGCCCGCTGGTGGCAATTCTGATGGCCATCGTGGCGCCCATCGCCGCCTCGCTGATCCAGTTCGCCATTTCGCGCTCGCGCGAGTACCTGGCCGACGAGACGGGCGCCAGACTTGCGGGCAACCCGCTGTACCTGGCCGGCGCCCTGGCCAAGTTGCAGGCGTGGTCGCAGAAGGTGCCCATGCAGCACGGCAGCCAGGCCACCGCGCACATGTTCATCGTGAACCCGTTCAGCGGGGCCAGCATGGCCAGCCTGTTCAGCACCCACCCGCCCATGGAAGAACGCATCGCCCGCCTGCAGGCCATGGCCGCACGGCGCTGA
- a CDS encoding 4Fe-4S binding protein — protein MLKRHKEHSVPHSPFRLPSPSRVRLGVQAAYALFLLYAGWRFFLYVRWAMGESEDFVPKPPSVEGFLPISALIAFKRLLFTGQWDPVHPAGLFIFIAVLAMALLLRKGFCGYICPMGFISSLLARLGTRLGIARRTGPRAARLLSLPKYLLLAQFAWISVVSMDVESIEGFLLSPYNFVADTRMLQFFLAPSNTALTVFAVLGVGSLVLPYFWCRVLCPYGALLSLLARLSPVAVRRDPATCVDCGRCSRACPAALPVQRLERVSSGECVGCTECIAACPVQGCLSVTLPGKRRLPAWSIVAGCVLVLLAAWGVAQALGMWDSPLPQSMARRFHMMLRAGMITH, from the coding sequence ATGCTCAAACGTCACAAGGAGCATTCCGTGCCGCATTCCCCGTTCCGCCTGCCATCTCCCTCCCGCGTCCGCCTTGGCGTGCAGGCCGCCTACGCCCTGTTCCTGCTGTATGCCGGTTGGCGTTTTTTCCTCTACGTGCGCTGGGCCATGGGCGAATCCGAAGACTTCGTGCCCAAGCCCCCGTCCGTGGAAGGCTTTCTGCCCATCAGCGCGCTGATCGCCTTCAAACGGCTGCTGTTTACCGGCCAGTGGGATCCGGTGCACCCGGCGGGTCTGTTCATCTTCATCGCCGTGCTGGCCATGGCCCTGCTGCTGCGCAAGGGCTTTTGCGGGTACATCTGCCCCATGGGCTTCATTTCGTCGTTGCTGGCCCGGCTGGGCACGCGGCTTGGCATTGCCCGGCGCACCGGTCCGCGCGCAGCGCGCCTGCTCTCGCTGCCCAAGTACCTGCTGCTGGCGCAATTCGCCTGGATTTCCGTGGTGTCCATGGACGTGGAATCCATAGAAGGCTTTCTGCTTTCGCCCTACAACTTCGTGGCGGATACCCGGATGCTCCAGTTCTTTCTGGCGCCCAGCAACACCGCGCTGACCGTGTTCGCCGTGCTGGGCGTGGGGTCGCTGGTGCTGCCCTACTTCTGGTGCCGGGTGCTGTGTCCGTACGGCGCGCTGCTTTCGCTGCTGGCGCGCCTTTCTCCGGTGGCGGTGCGGCGCGACCCGGCAACCTGCGTGGACTGCGGGCGCTGCTCGCGCGCCTGCCCCGCCGCCCTGCCCGTACAGCGGCTGGAACGGGTGTCGTCCGGCGAATGCGTGGGCTGCACCGAATGCATCGCGGCCTGCCCCGTGCAGGGCTGCCTGTCGGTAACCCTGCCCGGCAAGCGCCGCCTGCCCGCGTGGTCCATCGTCGCCGGGTGCGTGCTGGTGCTGCTGGCGGCCTGGGGCGTGGCGCAGGCGCTGGGCATGTGGGATTCGCCCCTGCCGCAGTCCATGGCGCGCCGCTTCCACATGATGCTGCGGGCGGGCATGATTACCCACTAG
- the ftsA gene encoding cell division protein FtsA: MPKSDLIVGLDIGTTKICAVVGEATPDGVDIVGIGTSPSTGLRKGVVVNIEQTVQSIKKALEEAELMAGCEIRSVYAGIAGSHIKGFNSHGVIAVKGGEVGPKDVERALDAAKAVAIPLDREVIHILPQEYIVDDQRGIADPLGMAGVRLEVKVHIVTGAVTSAQNIVRSCHRSGLDVSDIVLEALASSKAVLTEEEREIGVALVDLGGGTTDIAVFSNDSIKHTGVLALGGQNLTNDIAFGLRTPMVSAEKIKVKYGCAMADLVRNDDLIEVPSVGGRDPRRLSRQVLAEICEPRMEEILSLVDQELVRSGFKNTIGAGVVLTGGTALIDGCQELGEQIFNMPTRIGYPRNVGGLRDVVNSPKFATAVGLLRYGAEKEGLELKFRIRDGNVFNRVLSRMRKWFSDIS, encoded by the coding sequence ATGCCCAAGTCGGATCTGATTGTCGGCCTTGATATCGGTACCACGAAAATCTGCGCGGTCGTGGGTGAAGCCACGCCCGACGGGGTCGATATCGTCGGCATCGGCACCAGTCCCTCCACCGGCCTGCGCAAGGGCGTGGTGGTCAACATCGAGCAGACCGTCCAGTCCATCAAGAAAGCTCTCGAAGAAGCCGAGCTGATGGCCGGCTGCGAAATCCGTTCGGTCTATGCGGGTATCGCGGGCAGCCACATCAAGGGCTTCAACAGTCATGGCGTCATCGCCGTCAAGGGCGGCGAGGTGGGCCCCAAAGACGTGGAACGCGCGCTTGACGCGGCGAAAGCCGTGGCCATTCCGCTGGACCGCGAAGTCATCCACATCCTTCCTCAGGAATACATCGTGGATGACCAGCGCGGCATTGCCGACCCGCTCGGCATGGCGGGCGTGCGGCTGGAGGTCAAGGTGCACATCGTCACGGGCGCCGTGACGTCCGCCCAGAACATCGTGCGTTCCTGCCACAGGAGCGGGCTCGACGTGTCGGACATCGTGCTCGAGGCGCTGGCCTCCAGCAAGGCCGTGCTGACCGAGGAAGAGAGGGAGATTGGCGTCGCCCTCGTCGACCTTGGCGGCGGTACCACCGACATCGCCGTGTTCTCCAACGATTCCATCAAGCACACGGGCGTGCTTGCGCTGGGCGGACAGAACCTGACCAACGACATCGCGTTCGGGTTGCGCACCCCCATGGTTTCGGCAGAAAAGATCAAGGTCAAGTACGGCTGCGCCATGGCCGACCTTGTGCGCAACGACGACCTCATCGAGGTGCCGAGCGTGGGCGGGCGCGATCCGCGCCGCCTGTCGCGCCAGGTGCTTGCCGAAATCTGCGAACCCCGCATGGAGGAGATCCTGTCGCTGGTGGATCAGGAACTCGTCCGCTCCGGCTTCAAGAACACGATCGGAGCGGGCGTGGTGCTGACTGGCGGCACGGCCCTCATCGACGGGTGCCAGGAACTTGGCGAGCAGATTTTCAACATGCCTACCCGCATCGGCTACCCCCGGAATGTGGGCGGGCTGCGTGACGTGGTGAACAGCCCGAAGTTCGCCACCGCCGTGGGGCTTTTGCGCTACGGCGCCGAAAAGGAGGGCCTTGAACTCAAGTTCCGCATTCGCGACGGAAACGTGTTCAACCGCGTGCTGTCGCGCATGCGCAAATGGTTCTCCGACATCTCGTAA
- a CDS encoding DUF4851 domain-containing protein gives MPKLIALALVLLLAGFVYAFMHRNPVRRGLAGDMLASSARPALLVRPASGLVPAGAGVVDIAPDTASATGSARVYHALHASPGRGGGGGAPVRLAALLAEASSEYRWPLDVTPEPGVAVVEARTATGQLAGMNVHAATFALPPDRDALAPAFGDDPAPWRSGALVRRFTALAEMRHVKLVVEYREPLVTAGGTTAEGAPRFGRPAVLDDPAALAAFEARAEQAFRLERPDGDWAKGKDIVKPEAAPEQVKRREITRMLGILERDRGDDR, from the coding sequence ATGCCCAAGCTGATCGCCCTTGCCCTTGTCCTGCTGCTTGCCGGTTTCGTCTACGCGTTCATGCACCGCAACCCGGTCCGGCGGGGCCTTGCAGGTGACATGCTGGCCTCTTCGGCACGGCCCGCACTGCTGGTGCGTCCGGCATCCGGACTGGTTCCCGCAGGGGCGGGCGTGGTGGACATTGCGCCGGATACGGCCAGCGCCACCGGCTCGGCCAGGGTGTACCACGCCCTGCACGCCAGCCCCGGCCGTGGCGGGGGCGGCGGCGCTCCGGTCCGTCTGGCGGCCCTGCTGGCTGAAGCCTCCAGCGAATACCGCTGGCCGCTCGATGTGACGCCGGAGCCTGGCGTGGCAGTGGTCGAGGCGCGCACCGCCACCGGCCAGTTGGCGGGCATGAACGTGCACGCCGCCACGTTCGCGCTGCCCCCGGACAGGGACGCGCTGGCCCCGGCCTTTGGCGACGACCCGGCGCCGTGGCGTTCCGGCGCGCTGGTGCGCAGGTTTACCGCACTTGCGGAGATGCGCCACGTGAAGCTGGTGGTGGAGTATCGGGAGCCGCTGGTAACGGCGGGGGGAACGACCGCAGAGGGCGCGCCCCGTTTCGGTCGCCCGGCGGTGCTGGACGACCCGGCTGCGCTGGCAGCCTTCGAGGCGCGGGCTGAACAGGCCTTCCGCCTGGAACGGCCCGACGGCGACTGGGCCAAGGGCAAGGACATCGTCAAACCGGAAGCCGCGCCGGAACAGGTGAAGCGCCGCGAGATAACCCGTATGCTCGGCATTCTGGAGCGCGACCGGGGCGACGACCGCTGA
- a CDS encoding PaaI family thioesterase yields MSTVHEDLVPFVEQHVDWHRHLGIRVEEVRTGYARLRLPFREEFAGNKSRGALHGGVISTLTDICGNVALWTHFGPNDMVSTVDMRVDFLRPAPFADLIAEAEVRLQGYRIGNIFVRIASESAPGVAVAEGRIVCYVKRAE; encoded by the coding sequence GTGAGCACCGTCCATGAAGACCTTGTGCCCTTCGTCGAACAGCACGTGGACTGGCACCGCCACCTGGGCATCCGGGTGGAGGAGGTGCGCACCGGCTACGCCCGGCTGCGCCTGCCCTTCCGCGAGGAATTCGCGGGCAACAAGTCGCGCGGAGCCCTGCACGGCGGGGTCATCTCCACCCTGACGGACATTTGCGGCAACGTGGCCCTGTGGACCCACTTCGGCCCCAACGACATGGTCTCCACCGTGGACATGCGCGTGGACTTCCTGCGGCCCGCGCCCTTCGCCGACCTGATAGCAGAAGCCGAGGTGCGGTTGCAGGGCTACCGCATCGGCAACATCTTCGTGCGCATCGCCTCCGAATCCGCGCCCGGCGTGGCCGTGGCCGAAGGCCGCATCGTCTGCTACGTGAAGCGCGCCGAATAG